One stretch of Lucilia cuprina isolate Lc7/37 chromosome 6, ASM2204524v1, whole genome shotgun sequence DNA includes these proteins:
- the LOC111688168 gene encoding attacin-A-like has protein sequence MESRAGGNNAKVDFTQGIGTPEHNLIGQAFAAGNTKGGPVATGGTLQYNNNGFGAAITKEHIPGIRDTLTKSISADFGDHKIGANVFKSDNTLPNGFKFERNGHGLEYAHINGHGASLTQSSIPNFGRQLELAGKANLWSSQDRNTRLDLTGTASKWTSGPFSGQTSYGGGLGLTHYFG, from the exons ATGGAAAGCCggg CTGGTGGTAATAATGCTAAAGTAGATTTTACTCAGGGAATTGGCACGCCAGAACACAATCTCATAGGACAAGCTTTTGCAGCGGGTAATACTAAAGGAGGTCCTGTGGCTACTGGTGGTACCTTACAATACAATAA CAATGGTTTTGGTGCTGCTATTACCAAAGAACATATACCCGGCATACGCGATACCTTGACCAAGAGTATCAGTGCTGATTTTGGTGATCATAAAATTGGTGCTAATGTCTTTAAATCTGATAATACTTTACCCAATGGCTTTAAATTCGAACGCAATGGTCATGGTTTAGAATATGCGCATATTAATGGTCATGGTGCCAGTTTGACACAAAGTAGTATACCCAATTTTGGACGTCAATTGGAATTGGCTGGTAAGGCTAATTTGTGGTCTTCTCAAGATCGTAATACACGTTTGGATTTAACCGGTACTGCTTCGAAATGGACTAGTGGCCCTTTCAGTGGCCAAACTAGCTATGGCGGTGGTTTGGGTTTGACTCATTACTTtggttaa